Proteins encoded in a region of the Vicia villosa cultivar HV-30 ecotype Madison, WI linkage group LG5, Vvil1.0, whole genome shotgun sequence genome:
- the LOC131605468 gene encoding uncharacterized protein LOC131605468, translated as MWDSLITLKNGRKHEEWCIVGDFNEVLKKEERLGEGGHRCWRGMEDFRNFVEVMGLIDVNCVGGRFSWFKDNGKAMSRLDRFLISKKMLEIWEVGKLDWGPKPFCFNNSWFKNEDFYSFVVQEWKKLEVRGRGDFVLYEKLKRLKERLRVWNREVFGWIDLKVEEASEKINTLDKVIEVNFGGGIDKEVIDRSLATKDFWNYLNIKESMLRLKSRNLWLKEGDKNTKFFHNSLKERYRRKAITSLEVSNGRIEGVVNIKEEVSRHFCEFYKEEDMERPIPEGLVFNSLEEEEVSWLERGFSEEEVKEAVWSCDGNKSSGPDGFTLEFFKKFWEVIKEDILTFVQDFFERAKLIKACTSSFITLVPKVNNPQSLNEYRPICLVGYLYKILAKLLANRLKRVIGKLVSNNQSAFIEGRNIMDGVLVVNEVLDLAKRDKRSCVVLKVDFEKAYDRVLTALMKRSKELGEFRGFCYKENKEVDLLQFADDTIILAEEDTANLWSMKAILRGFEMMTGLRVNFHKSNLYGINVGDWYLEAASSFLTCKVGTFPFKFLGVRVGDSPRKLSMWKDLLAMFRKRLNVWRGRYLSMAGRVELINSVLSAIPIYSLSFYKAPKKVLQEIKSIQSKFLWGGGDRDKSIHWVSWDTVCKSRKEGGLGVKDVEIMNVALLSKWKWHILTEKEAVWKDLLEARYGNLRLKVLIGDVSSLSKKESHWWRDLIVSDNFERLLFDHFTSAIKCNIGNGASTPLWYASWAGQKSLMESFPILFSLAGNFLDSIYLAGAFVEGVWCWNYSSWFVEGSNAAAVAADLHQSGRHSSSAPSAATVGSPAGAGSGSGEALYPSQQLAAALKDMLAVLNAVPVKEYCDDSFSWTLSSSGCFSVNSCYEFFKASLSGPPMESNKVLAFNYLWKFKVPSKILCFGWRFLLNRIPTRDQLVRRGVLVGGIDSVCALCSTEEESLSHLFFLCNVSIRIWRRVFMWLDLSEFMTLEEFGDFFYFYEKVPCLNKRMIVGTVWLATVWMIWLKRNAVIFEKEDFSFTECMTDIVLQSWRWLCTTHKRVNLCSFHYWNILPLLCFER; from the exons ATGTGGGATTCTTTGATCACTCTTAAAAATGGTAGAAAACATGAGGAATGGTGTATTGTTGGGGATTTCAATGAAGTTTTGAAGAAAGAGGAGAGGTTAGGAGAGGGAGGTCATCGGTGTTGGAGAGGGATGGAGGACTTCCGTAACTTTGTGGAGGTTATGGGTTTGATAGATGTTAATTGCGTCGGAGGGAGGTTCTCTTGGTTCAAAGACAATGGCAAAGCTATGAGTAGATTAGATAGATTCTTAATTTCTAAGAAGATGTTAGAGATATGGGAG GTGGGTAAGCTTGATTGGGGTCCAAAACCATTTTGCTTCAATAACTCTTGGTTCAAGAATGAAGATTTCTATTCTTTTGTTGTTCAAGAATGGAAGAAGTTGGAGGTTAGAGGGAGGGGGGATTTTGTGCTTTATGAAAAACTTAAAAGGCTTAAGGAGAGGCTTCGGGTGTGGAATAGGGAGGTTTTTGGTTGGATTGACTTGAAGGTGGAGGAGGCTTCAGAGAAGATCAATACTCTTGATAAAGTGATTGAGGTGAACTTTGGGGGAGGTATTGATAAGGAGGTAATAGATAGAAGTTTGGCTACTAAAGACTTTTGGAATTATTTGAATATCAAAGAGAGTATGCTTAGGTTAAAGTCTCGAAACCTTTGGTTGAAGGAGGGAGATAAGAATACTAAGTTTTTTCATAATTCTTTGAAGGAGAGATATAGGCGTAAAGCGATAACTTCTTTAGAAGTCTCAAACGGGAGAATAGAAGGAGTAGTGAATATTAAAGAGGAGGTTAGTAGACATTTTTGTGAGTTCTATAAGGAGGAGGATATGGAGAGACCGATACCGGAAGGCCTTGTCTTTAACTCTTTGGAGGAGGAAGAGGTTTCTTGGTTGGAGAGGGGTTTTTCGGAAGAGGAAGTAAAAGAGGCGGTTTGGTCGTGTGATGGGAATAAAAGTTCCGGTCCGGATGGGTTTACTTTAGAATTCTTTAAAAAGTTTTGGGAGGTGATAAAGGAGGATATCCTCACTTTTGTGCAAGACTTCTTTGAGAGGGCTAAACTTATAAAAGCTTGCACTTCCTCTTTCATCACATTAGTGCCTAAAGTGAATAACCCTCAATCCTTGAATGAATATCGTCCTATTTGTTTGGTAGGATATTTGTACAAGATCTTGGCTAAGTTGTTGGCAAATAGGCTTAAGAGGGTGATCGGGAAACTTGTTTCGAACAATCAATCGGCTTTCATTGAAGgaagaaacataatggatggagtCCTTGTTGTGAATGAGGTGTTGGATTTAGCTAAAAGAGATAAAAGGAGTTGTGTGGTTTTGAAAGTCGATTTTGAGAAGGCTTACGATAGG GTTCTTACGGCTCTTATGAAAAGATCTAAGGAGTTAGGGGAATTTCGGGGGTTTTGTTACAAAGAGAACAAGGAGGTGGACTTGCtacaattcgcggatgatactATCATTTTGGCCGAAGAAGATACCGCAAATTTATGGAGCATGAAAGCTATCCTTAGAGGTTTCGAAATGATGACGGGTCTAAGAGTTAATTTTCACAAGAGTAATCTTTATGGGATTAATGTGGGAGATTGGTATTTGGAGGCGGCTTCGTCTTTCTTGACTTGTAAAGTGGGTACTTTTCCGTTTAAATTTCTTGGGGTGAGAGTTGGCGATAGTCCTAGGAAACTATCTATGTGGAAGGATCTTCTAGCTATGTTTAGAAAACGGTTAAATGTGTGGAGAGGAAGATATCTTAGCATGGCGGGTAGGGTGGAGTTGATTAATTCGGTTCTTAGTGCAATTCCGATTTACTCTTTATCTTTTTACAAGGCCCCTAAGAAGGTTTTGCAAgaaataaaatccatccaaagTAAGTTTTTATGGGGCGGAGGTGATCGTGACAAATCCATCCATTGGGTTAGTTGGGATACGGTTTGCAAATCAAGAAAGGAAGGAGGTTTGGGAGTGAAAGATGTGGAGATCATGAATGTAGCTTTACTAAGTAAATGGAAGTGGCATATTCTCACGGAAAAGGAGGCGGTGTGGAAGGATTTGTTAGAAGCTAGATATGGCAATTTGAGGCTTAAAGTGTTGATAGGGGATGTCTCATCCTTGTCTAAAAAGGAGTCTCATTGGTGGAGGGATTTAATAGTCTCGGACAATTTTGAAAGGCTCCTTTTTGATCATTTTACGAGTGCTATTAAATGTAATATTGGCAATGGAGCCTCTACTCCGTTGTGGTACGCGTCTTGGGCGGGTCAAAAATCTCTTATGGAATCCTTTCCTATTTTATTCTCTCTAGCCGGAAATTTTTTGGATTCTATATATCTTGCAGGGGCTTTTGTTGAAGGAGTTTGGTGCTGGAATTACTCAAGTTGGTTTGTCGAAGGGAGTAATGCGGCTGCTGTTGCCGCGGATCTGCATCAATCCGGCAGACACAGCAGTAGTGCACCGTCTGCTGCCACTGTGGGCAGTCCGGCTGGTGCTGGCAGCGGTTCAGGGGAGGCTCTTTATCCCTCTCAGCAGCTGGCAGCAGCGCTTAAAGACATGCTGGCTGTTCTGAACGCGGTGCCGGTCAAGGAGTATTGTGACGACAGCTTCTCCTGGACTTTGTCTTCTAGTGGGTGTTTTTCTGTTAATTCGTGCTATGAGTTTTTCAAGGCGTCTCTTTCCGGTCCTCCAATGGAAAGTAATAAGGTATTAGCCTTTAACTATTTATGGAAGTTCAAAGTTCCTTCaaaaattctatgttttggttggAGATTTTTACTAAATAGAATACCAACTAGAGATCAATTGGTGAGAAGGGGTGTTTTGGTGGGAGGAATTGATTCGGTTTGTGCTTTATGTTCTACCGAGGAGGAATCATTATCTCATCTTTTCTTCTTGTGTAATGTTTCTATCCGTATTTGGAGAAGGGTGTTTATGTGGCTTGATTTATCCGAATTTATGACTTTAGAGGAGTTTGgggatttcttttatttttatgagaAGGTTCCTTGCTTAAATAAGCGTATGATTGTGGGTACCGTTTGGCTCGCTACGGTTTGGATGATTTGGTTAAAGCGCAATGCAGTGATCTTTGAGAAGGAAGATTTTAGTTTTACCGAATGCATGACGGATATTGTATTACAATCTTGGAGGTGGTTATGCACCACTCATAAGAGAGTTAATCTTTGTAGTTTTCATTATTGGAATATTCTTCCTCTtctttgttttgagaggtag
- the LOC131605469 gene encoding uncharacterized RING finger protein YBR062C-like → MASQAKQVFYVIDPSDISGKWSTVLPGKHIPISDEILDIPSTPSYTTQVPTSYDEVDGDVVHAIQIDYKEEKDLNRTLAEEFRRNQSEILRNQNTRSSMNHERQEVRILIRNQHEIIRNQNARASMNHDRRGAGVEVSFNRRAENARRVIKELPVLKTFKGDDGTANCPICMEEFKKGELIQPFGLCAHEFHSSCLNSWLHGGKTTCPICRQDLLSNV, encoded by the exons ATGGCTTCCCAAGCAAAACAAGTTTTCTATGTTATCGACCCGTCAGATATATCGGGGAAATGGTCAACCGTTCTCCCAGGAAAACACATTCCTATTAGTGATGAAATTCTTGATATTCCGTCCACACCTTCTTACACAACACAAGTTCCCACCTCATATGATGAAGTTGATGGAGATGTTGTCCATGCTATTCAAATCGATTATAAAGAAG AAAAAGATTTAAACAGGACACTCGCGGAAGAATTCAGGCGAAATCAATCTGAAATTTTAAGAAATCAAAATACTCGATCTAGCATGAATCATGAAAGACAAGAAGTCAGAATTCTCATAAGGAATCAACATGAAATTATAAGAAATCAAAATGCTCGAGCTAGCATGAATCATGATAGACGAGGAGCCGGAGTTGAAGTTTCGTTTAATAGAAGAGCAGAGAATGCTAGACGTGTGATAAAAGAGCTTCCAGTCCTTAAAACTTTTAAAGGAGATGATGGAACTGCGAACTGTCCGATTTGCATGGAAGAATTTAAAAAAGGAGAGTTGATTCAACCTTTTGGTTTGTGTGCTCATGAATTTCATTCATCATGTCTCAATTCTTGGTTACATGGAGGGAAAACAACTTGTCCAATTTGTCGCCAAGATTTGTTAAGTAATGTATGA